The Myxococcales bacterium DNA window CTTCCGTACGTGCGGAGGTGCTCTTATAGAATATATTCAGCCATTTGTAGGAAGAGAGATAAGGGGCTTCGTCCGTCATTCTGCCAAGACAGATCACGAATTCGCTTTTGCTGTGAATTATCGCATCGACGAAGTCGTGGTCGCCGCCGTTACAACGATCCTTGAGCTCCGTCCAGAAGGATGAAAAATCGGAAAATTTTTTGTATTCCATCTTCACGAACTTCTTTGCTGGGAGGATCTTGAATTTTATTTTCGTGATGACGCCGAGCGTTCCATATGAACCATGCAACATGTTGAATAGAAGTGGGTTTGAGTTCTGTGAACAGGTGATTATTTCACCTGATCCGGTCACGACTTCATATTCTATACAGCTGTCATGGAATCCTCCGTATCTGTAGGACATCGATTCGATTGAACATCCGGATATCGCCCCTCCGAGGGTGATGCCGGCCAGTTCAGGCACTGTATATGGAATGAGGCCGTGCTTTAGCGTCGCCGCTACGACATCGGCGAATGTGGCGCTGGACTCGGCTGTGCATGTTCTCTGCGCAACATCGATGTCGATAATTTCGGTAAGATCGGATATGTCGATCTTTGGAAGCCTATCTCTTTTATTATAAGGGTTGGGGACAAAGTGCGAGTCCACCGATTTTCGTATTTTGACCTGAGAGTTCATTTCAGAGAGTTTGGCAATGGCCGACGCAACGGATTTTACCTTCTGATCATGATCCATATCATCTCCTGTTCCTTTAGAATTGGCCTTATACTGTTTGAGTTTGTTTTGAAACAATAAAATTAACGGTTGCCTTGGTCAATGCTTCCATATAGCTGCAATGGTATTCAGGAGGTTCTCAAATTTGCAGGTAAGAATTGAAAAACTGGTTTACGGCGGCGCCGGCGTAGGGGATATCGAGGGGAAAAAGACCTTCGTTCCCTTTGCAGCGCCTGGCGATCTATGCGAGATAGAAATAAATGCCGATTGCGGAAACTATTTTGAAGGCAGGCTCGTTGATCTCATCGAGGAATCGGCCGACAGAGTGGTTCCGAGGTGCCCGGTTTTTGGGAAATGCGGCGGTTGCCAATGGCAGCACATCTCGTACGATGCACAATTGAAGTGGAAACGGGAAATCCTGAAGGAGAGCCTTTGCCGAATAGCGAAGATATCATCGCCGAATCTCCTCGAAACTATGCCTTCTCCGATGCAGTGGAACTACAGAAACAGGATGCAGCTCCATGTCGATTCAAAAGGGCGGGTCGGTTTTTATCGCGCCAAATCCAAAGAGGTCATCGAGTTCGAGGAATGCCTGATAGCCGATGCGCGCCTGAATGAAAAGCTGCGCATAAATCGCGGCGATTTTTCTAAAAGGGACAGGGGGGTCTCACTCAGAATAGAGGAAGGTCCATCTTTTTTACAGATAAACAGTGGACAGAACGATCAGCTCAAATCGAAGCTGGTCGAGTGGGTATCTCAGGGGAAAGATCGGAAGATCCTTGAACTGTATGCTGGTGCGGGGAATTTTACCTTCGATCTGGCAAAAATTGCAGATCACGTCGTTGCTTTCGAGATAGATGTGAAGGCAGTGGAGATCGCCCGCGAGAAAATCGCTCAGCGTGGAATCTCGAATATCGATTTCTATGCGGAGGCCTCCGAAAAAACGGAAAATAGGATAAGCGGTAATCTCGACGCTATCGTTCTCGATCCGCCCAGAAGAGGATGCGAGGAGGCGTTGAAGGGGATGATGCGTCTCAGGCCAAAAAATATATATTATATCTCCTGCAATCCAGCCACACTCTCCAGGGACGTGGCGGCGATGATGAAGGAGGGATACGAGCTGGTGCGCGCGATCCCTATCGATATGTTTCCGCAGACCTTCCATGTAGAGGCGATGGTGCAGCTGACCCTTTTGAGGCCATTATTATAACGTATCATTTTTGCTGGTATTTATATTGACAAGGAATCTCCTTT harbors:
- a CDS encoding class I SAM-dependent RNA methyltransferase → MQVRIEKLVYGGAGVGDIEGKKTFVPFAAPGDLCEIEINADCGNYFEGRLVDLIEESADRVVPRCPVFGKCGGCQWQHISYDAQLKWKREILKESLCRIAKISSPNLLETMPSPMQWNYRNRMQLHVDSKGRVGFYRAKSKEVIEFEECLIADARLNEKLRINRGDFSKRDRGVSLRIEEGPSFLQINSGQNDQLKSKLVEWVSQGKDRKILELYAGAGNFTFDLAKIADHVVAFEIDVKAVEIAREKIAQRGISNIDFYAEASEKTENRISGNLDAIVLDPPRRGCEEALKGMMRLRPKNIYYISCNPATLSRDVAAMMKEGYELVRAIPIDMFPQTFHVEAMVQLTLLRPLL
- a CDS encoding FAD-binding oxidoreductase, whose protein sequence is MDHDQKVKSVASAIAKLSEMNSQVKIRKSVDSHFVPNPYNKRDRLPKIDISDLTEIIDIDVAQRTCTAESSATFADVVAATLKHGLIPYTVPELAGITLGGAISGCSIESMSYRYGGFHDSCIEYEVVTGSGEIITCSQNSNPLLFNMLHGSYGTLGVITKIKFKILPAKKFVKMEYKKFSDFSSFWTELKDRCNGGDHDFVDAIIHSKSEFVICLGRMTDEAPYLSSYKWLNIFYKSTSARTEDYLTIEDYFFRYDTECHWLTKTVPLMETKPARLLFGKIVLGSTKLIAWSRRLKKIMKLKKRPEVIVDVFIPSQRFEEFFKWYENDFDFFPLWVVPYRAPELYPWLDDEYARRMGGTLFIDCAIYGKKNSDPEVDYSELLENKTTELGGIKTLISRNHFSEEEFWKIYNAENYHRVKAETDPNGVFLDLYKKFAPGNYR